Proteins from a genomic interval of Candidatus Rubidus massiliensis:
- the nth gene encoding Endonuclease III, whose protein sequence is MNKQERISFIIKTLDDFFPEPEIPLSHTSPFTLLIAVLLSAQCTDLRVNMITPLLFAKANTPFAMAKLSIEEIQEIIRPCGLSNMKAKAIHQLSKLLLEEYEGLVPSSFEALEQLPGVGHKTASVVMTQAFQKPAFPVDTHIHRCALRWGLSDGRNVKKTEQDLKQIFPEDSWGKIHLQIIYFARKFCPAKKHIISQCPICSVISK, encoded by the coding sequence ATGAACAAACAAGAGCGCATTTCCTTTATTATAAAAACGCTAGATGACTTTTTTCCTGAACCGGAAATTCCCCTTTCTCACACAAGCCCTTTCACTTTATTAATAGCTGTTTTACTTTCTGCTCAATGTACAGACTTAAGGGTGAACATGATAACCCCTTTGCTTTTCGCAAAAGCTAACACACCTTTTGCTATGGCAAAATTGAGTATCGAGGAAATTCAAGAAATTATTCGTCCCTGTGGCTTGTCAAATATGAAAGCTAAAGCAATCCATCAATTATCCAAGCTATTGTTAGAGGAATATGAAGGGTTAGTACCAAGCTCTTTTGAAGCATTAGAGCAACTACCAGGTGTCGGACATAAAACTGCATCCGTTGTCATGACACAAGCTTTCCAAAAACCGGCTTTTCCGGTCGATACTCATATTCATCGATGTGCTTTAAGATGGGGTTTAAGCGATGGAAGAAATGTAAAAAAAACTGAACAAGATTTAAAGCAAATTTTTCCTGAAGATTCATGGGGGAAAATTCATTTACAAATTATTTACTTTGCAAGAAAATTTTGTCCCGCCAAAAAACACATTATTAGCCAATGTCCTATTTGTTCCGTAATCTCTAAATAA
- the mnmE gene encoding tRNA modification GTPase MnmE, protein MDFIHEPYQAGETIAAIATAPGDGGVAIIRVSGDKALEVVSKIYSDDLYTYKSHTAHFGKIIDEYKNHIDDVLLLVFKGTKSFTGENTVEIHCHGGHLLTKKILKLVIQAGARLARPGEFSFKAFINGKIDLTQAESIQALISAKNERAVKAASQHLNGGLSTKINLFQKKITHIAAILEAWVDFPEEGLEFASMDEICDSLKIIIHEMDQLLNTYSDGKIIHEGLSLCLVGTPNVGKSSLMNALLDKDRAIVSPIPGTTRDVIEDNLRINGMNFRLIDTAGVRQTDEVIESQGIIRTKQTIEEADLILLIMDASRSLEVEDKNLLEEIPFEKTILIWNKVDISHESITLFERFKNICLLSAKTKEGIDQLKKTIDNVIWTNQNHHEEIMLTNARHFEALQQAKLFLEAVLEGLRSNVSPEFVSQDIRFALKELGKIIGTNISEDILSEIFSTFCIGK, encoded by the coding sequence ATGGATTTTATACACGAACCTTATCAAGCAGGTGAGACCATTGCAGCTATAGCCACAGCTCCAGGAGATGGAGGGGTGGCAATTATTCGAGTATCTGGTGACAAAGCCTTGGAAGTGGTTTCTAAGATTTATTCAGATGATCTTTATACCTATAAATCCCATACGGCCCATTTTGGAAAAATTATAGATGAGTATAAAAACCATATTGATGATGTGTTGCTTTTAGTTTTTAAAGGAACAAAATCATTTACAGGTGAAAATACGGTCGAAATTCACTGTCATGGTGGACATCTTCTCACAAAAAAAATTTTAAAATTAGTTATTCAAGCAGGAGCTCGTCTAGCAAGACCTGGAGAATTTTCTTTTAAAGCATTTATTAATGGTAAAATTGATCTAACGCAAGCTGAGTCTATACAAGCTCTAATTTCTGCTAAAAACGAACGTGCCGTGAAAGCCGCCTCTCAGCATCTCAATGGTGGGTTATCTACTAAAATCAATCTTTTTCAAAAGAAAATTACCCACATTGCTGCTATTTTAGAAGCTTGGGTTGATTTTCCCGAAGAAGGATTAGAGTTTGCTTCCATGGATGAAATTTGTGATTCTTTGAAAATTATTATCCATGAAATGGATCAACTTCTTAACACTTATTCAGACGGAAAAATAATACATGAAGGGTTGTCATTGTGTTTGGTCGGTACCCCCAATGTTGGTAAATCTTCTTTAATGAATGCTTTGCTAGATAAAGATCGAGCTATCGTTTCCCCAATTCCTGGAACTACTCGAGATGTGATAGAGGATAATTTACGCATTAATGGCATGAACTTTCGCTTAATTGATACAGCAGGTGTTCGACAAACTGATGAAGTTATTGAAAGCCAAGGTATAATTCGCACCAAGCAAACGATTGAAGAAGCGGATCTTATTTTGTTAATCATGGATGCTTCCCGCTCTCTTGAAGTAGAAGACAAAAATCTTTTAGAAGAAATTCCTTTTGAAAAAACTATACTTATTTGGAATAAAGTAGACATAAGTCATGAATCTATAACATTATTTGAAAGATTTAAAAATATATGCTTACTTTCAGCCAAAACAAAAGAAGGAATCGATCAATTAAAAAAAACAATTGATAATGTTATTTGGACTAACCAAAACCATCACGAAGAAATAATGTTAACAAATGCACGCCATTTTGAAGCATTACAACAAGCTAAATTATTCTTAGAAGCTGTTTTGGAAGGTTTACGATCAAATGTTTCTCCTGAATTTGTTTCTCAGGATATTCGTTTTGCCTTAAAAGAACTTGGAAAAATTATAGGAACGAATATTAGTGAAGATATTCTAAGTGAAATTTTTTCTACATTTTGTATTGGCAAATAA